A region of Haliotis asinina isolate JCU_RB_2024 chromosome 7, JCU_Hal_asi_v2, whole genome shotgun sequence DNA encodes the following proteins:
- the LOC137291683 gene encoding uncharacterized protein, translated as MATLGIALVVSLASLAMGQTFQNGIGSFGGLPGIGGFRSGFGSGAFFGNGAALFGAFFNTTITCAGSTTGFSGVATLRRSQVFFGPWWARRQTLGGSFVFLTTTASGTFLLVANERADVERGCSSDRMGPVIQRFSPRFFSNTRPGVIADVTLEQNRNITLDVASINMPFDVLERYAGIGFSLCTGLTNDVFGRQVCVDPIFACCKLGYNNKEAVLLPIP; from the exons ATGGCCACTTTGGGAATTGCTTTGGTGGTTTCCTTGGCGTCCCTAGCTATGGGACAAACCTTTCAAAATGGGATAGGAAGTTTTGGAGGTTTACCAGGAATAGGGGGGTTTAGATCTGGATTTGGAAGTGGCGCTTTCTTTGGTAACGGAGCAGCTCTGTTTGGTGCCTTTTTCA ACACTACAATCACTTGCGCTGGATCCACTACTGGATTTAGTGGCGTTGCTACTCTGAGGAGATCGCAAGTATTCTTCGGACCATGG TGGGCCCGAAGACAAACTCTTGGTGGATCATTCGTTTTCCTAACTACAACGGCTTCAGGAACATTTTTACTTGTAGCCAACGAGAGAGCCGACGTTGAGAGAGGATGTTCATCTGATAGGATGGGGCCTGTGATCCAAAG ATTCAGTCCACGTTTCTTCTCAAATACCCGACCAGGGGTCATTGCTGACGTAACGCTGGAACAAAATAGGAATATTACGCTTGATGTGGCTTCAATCAATATGCCGTTTGATGTCCTTGAGAGATATGCAGGAATTGGATTTTCT TTGTGTACCGGACTAACAAATGATGTTTTTGGTCGCCAAGTGTGTGTGGACCCAATCTTTGCTTGCTGCAAACTGGGATATAACAACAAGGAAGCCGTCCTACTTCCCATACCCTGA
- the LOC137291466 gene encoding uncharacterized protein isoform X2, with protein MVMLQLVLVAALANLSLGQGWGARVLPGTRGVGLGLGGVGPGIGGFGPGIGGAGSGFGGAGLGIGGTSSFGLGTSLFGLINPYYNTTITCSGTVPGFAFAVTLKRTPPVFVPWWAERQGGLSASVVLRTTTATGNFQLVLTERARTEGGCTPDGLGNVFGSPLGLGLGQVFGQQWRQSFGQPFLQLVGTGRVTRPGVVADVTLATGNRTLDETMLNLPFQDLDRYAGRAFAFCPSLTPGADGRQVCMGPVFACCKLGYNNKDAVVPNPL; from the exons ATGGTCATGCTGCAACTTGTTCTTGTGGCTGCTCTAGCTAACCTATCCTTAGGGCAGGGTTGGGGAGCGCGTGTTTTACCTGGAACGAGGGGTGTTGGTCTTGGATTGGGAGGTGTTGGACCTGGAATCGGAGGTTTTGGACCTGGAATCGGAGGCGCTGGTTCTGGCTTTGGTGGTGCTGGACTTGGAATAGGCGGAACATCTTCTTTTGGTCTGGGAACATCTTTGTTTGGTCTTATCAACCCTTACTACA acacaacaatCACCTGTTCTGGCACGGTACCTGGATTCGCCTTCGCTGTTACCCTGAAAAGAACACCGCCAGTATTTGTaccatgg TGGGCTGAAAGGCAAGGTGGACTGAGTGCAAGCGTTGTACTCAGAACTACAACTGCTACAGGGAACTTCCAGTTAGTCCTCACGGAGCGAGCCCGTACTGAAGGAGGATGTACTCCAGATGGCCTCGGGAATGTCTTCGGCAG CCCCCTGGGCCTTGGACTAGGTCAAGTGTTTGGGCAACAGTGGCGTCAGAGTTTTGGACAGCCATTTCTCCAGTTAGTTGGTACTGGCAGAGTGACCCGTCCTGGAGTCGTTGCCGATGTCACCCTTGCCACCGGAAACAGGACCCTTGACGAGACAATGCTCAATCTGCCATTCCAAGACCTCGACAGATATGCAGGACGTGCCTTTGCT TTCTGTCCCAGTCTGACACCAGGTGCTGATGGACGTCAAGTGTGTATGGGGCCTGTTTTCGCATGCTGCAAATTGGGATACAACAACAAGGACGCTGTTGTACCTAATCCGCTCTAA
- the LOC137291466 gene encoding uncharacterized protein isoform X1, whose product MVMLQLVLVAALANLSLGQGWGARVLPGTRGVGLGLGGVGPGIGGFGPGIGGAGSGFGGAGLGIGGTSSFGLGTSLFGLINPYYNTTITCSGTVPGFAFAVTLKRTPPVFVPWWAERQGGLSASVVLRTTTATGNFQLVLTERARTEGGCTPDGLGNVFGSSPLGLGLGQVFGQQWRQSFGQPFLQLVGTGRVTRPGVVADVTLATGNRTLDETMLNLPFQDLDRYAGRAFAFCPSLTPGADGRQVCMGPVFACCKLGYNNKDAVVPNPL is encoded by the exons ATGGTCATGCTGCAACTTGTTCTTGTGGCTGCTCTAGCTAACCTATCCTTAGGGCAGGGTTGGGGAGCGCGTGTTTTACCTGGAACGAGGGGTGTTGGTCTTGGATTGGGAGGTGTTGGACCTGGAATCGGAGGTTTTGGACCTGGAATCGGAGGCGCTGGTTCTGGCTTTGGTGGTGCTGGACTTGGAATAGGCGGAACATCTTCTTTTGGTCTGGGAACATCTTTGTTTGGTCTTATCAACCCTTACTACA acacaacaatCACCTGTTCTGGCACGGTACCTGGATTCGCCTTCGCTGTTACCCTGAAAAGAACACCGCCAGTATTTGTaccatgg TGGGCTGAAAGGCAAGGTGGACTGAGTGCAAGCGTTGTACTCAGAACTACAACTGCTACAGGGAACTTCCAGTTAGTCCTCACGGAGCGAGCCCGTACTGAAGGAGGATGTACTCCAGATGGCCTCGGGAATGTCTTCGGCAG TAGCCCCCTGGGCCTTGGACTAGGTCAAGTGTTTGGGCAACAGTGGCGTCAGAGTTTTGGACAGCCATTTCTCCAGTTAGTTGGTACTGGCAGAGTGACCCGTCCTGGAGTCGTTGCCGATGTCACCCTTGCCACCGGAAACAGGACCCTTGACGAGACAATGCTCAATCTGCCATTCCAAGACCTCGACAGATATGCAGGACGTGCCTTTGCT TTCTGTCCCAGTCTGACACCAGGTGCTGATGGACGTCAAGTGTGTATGGGGCCTGTTTTCGCATGCTGCAAATTGGGATACAACAACAAGGACGCTGTTGTACCTAATCCGCTCTAA